In a genomic window of Sarcophilus harrisii chromosome 4, mSarHar1.11, whole genome shotgun sequence:
- the KCNK16 gene encoding potassium channel subfamily K member 16, translating into MRLQKGKRQDDFRRSQPPGEVSLLVLLLVKGHTAELRYTALFKQTSQLRQPSVVGKGQSLRGALPSRAREKVSTQQRGHYFLQCGITLLIARIMAGWGLFDWRGNWTLSLLLGYFCYLLLGATIFQLLEKQAEAQSRNQFQLEKLRFLENYTCLDQQALERFVQVIMEAWDKGVNPTGNSTNPSNWDFSNSFFFAGTVVTTIGYGNLSPSTEAGQIFCIFYALFGIPLNVVFLNHLGTGIRSHLVTTETWGHRPRRYQVVQTLGLALFLTVGTFLLLIFPPMVFSHVEGWSYGEGFYFAFITLSTIGFGDYVVGTDPDKHYISVYRSLAAVWIILGLAWLALMLPLGPLVLHQLMHLWPQSKDPTSKKGIVPEADGLSHPMKLPIAV; encoded by the exons ATGAGACTGCAGAAGGGAAAAaggcaggatgacttcagaagaTCGCAGCCTCCTGGAGAGGTCTCTCTACTTGTCCTGCTACTCGTGAAAGGCCATACAG CAGAGCTGAGATACACTGCACTATTCAAACAGACTTCCCAGCTCAGGCAGCCAAGTGTGGTGGGGAAGGGACAGAGCTTGAGGGGGGCCCTGCCCAGTAGAGCCAGGGAAAAAGTAAGCACTCAACAGAGAGGGCACTACTTTCTCCAGTGTGGTATAACCCTACTCATAGCCAGAATCATGGCTGGCTGGGGACTCTTTGACTGGCGGGGCAATTGGACTCTCTCATTGCTGCTGGGCTATTTCTGCTATCTGCTGCTGGGTGCTACCATCTTCCAGCTGCTGGAGAAGCAGGCAGAAGCTCAGTCCCGAAACCAATTCCAGCTGGAAAAGCTACGCTTCCTAGAAAACTACACCTGCCTGGACCAGCAAGCCCTGGAACGGTTTGTGCAG GTCATTATGGAAGCCTGGGACAAAGGTGTGAACCCAACTGGCAACTCCACCAACCCCAGCAACTGGGACTTCAGCAACAGCTTTTTCTTTGCAGGAACGGTTGTCACCACCATAG GCTATGGAAATCTGTCCCCCAGCACAGAAGCAGGTCAGATTTTCTGCATCTTCTATGCCCTGTTTGGAATCCCACTCAATGTGGTATTTCTCAATCATCTGGGAACAGGAATAAGGTCTCATCTAGTCACAACTGAGACTTGGGGACATCGACCAAGACGCTACCAG GTGGTGCAGACCCTGGGCCTTGCTCTGTTCCTGACTGTGGggacctttctcctcctcatctttccCCCCATGGTCTTCAGTCATGTAGAGGGCTGGAGCTATGGTGAGGGCTTCTATTTTGCCTTCATCACCCTCAGCACTATTGGCTTTGGGGACTATGTTGTAG GCACAGATCCTGATAAGCACTACATCTCTGTGTACAGGAGTCTAGCTGCTGTCTGGATCATCCTGGGCCTGGCCTGGCTTGCTCTCATGCTGCCTCTGGGACCTTTGGTGCTGCACCAACTCATGCATCTCTGGCCACAGAGCAAGGATCCAACCTCTAAGAAGGGAATAGTTCCTGAGGCAGATGGGCTTTCTCACCCCATGAAGCTCCCTATAGCTGTATGA